From a single Methanofollis sp. W23 genomic region:
- a CDS encoding LL-diaminopimelate aminotransferase, whose translation MYSQRLDNLPPYLFARIDALKAQKKSEGVDVIDLGVGDPDLPTPAHIVEAMVRAVQNPENHHYPAYDGILPFKEAVATWYQNRFSVSLDPGNEVVALMGSKDGIAHIPEAFVNPGDYVLATDPGYPVYKTSTLFAEGKTHLLPLRAENKFLPVLDDIPAEVLKRAKILFFNYPNNPTAATAPMSFFNEVVEFAREHDIVVVHDNAYSEITFDGYKAPSFLEADGAEEVGVEMHSLSKTYNMTGWRIGMAVGNPEVLSGLARVKSNVDSGVFDAVQHAGITALTGSQQCVADACATYQERRDALVKGLREDGFDVQAPKATFYVWMPVDDCMKAAAKFLDEAGIVVTPGVGFGESGEGYVRFAITRSVERIEEAAERIGRVSL comes from the coding sequence ATGTACTCACAGAGACTGGATAACCTGCCACCATATCTCTTTGCCAGAATTGACGCGTTAAAAGCCCAGAAAAAGAGTGAGGGCGTCGACGTCATCGACCTGGGTGTCGGCGATCCCGACCTGCCGACCCCTGCCCATATCGTCGAGGCGATGGTCAGGGCGGTCCAGAACCCTGAGAACCACCACTACCCCGCCTACGACGGGATACTTCCTTTCAAAGAGGCGGTCGCGACATGGTACCAGAACCGCTTTTCGGTCTCCCTGGACCCAGGCAACGAGGTCGTCGCCCTGATGGGGTCAAAAGACGGGATCGCCCATATCCCCGAGGCGTTCGTCAACCCGGGCGACTATGTCCTGGCCACCGACCCGGGCTACCCGGTCTACAAGACCTCAACGCTCTTTGCCGAGGGGAAGACCCACCTCCTGCCCCTGCGTGCCGAGAACAAGTTCCTCCCTGTCCTCGACGACATCCCGGCAGAGGTGCTGAAGCGGGCAAAAATCCTCTTCTTCAACTACCCGAACAACCCGACGGCTGCGACCGCGCCCATGTCCTTCTTCAACGAGGTCGTGGAGTTTGCCCGCGAGCACGACATCGTCGTCGTCCACGACAATGCCTACTCTGAGATCACCTTTGACGGCTACAAGGCCCCCTCCTTCCTGGAAGCGGACGGGGCCGAGGAGGTCGGGGTCGAGATGCACTCTCTCTCCAAGACCTACAATATGACCGGATGGCGGATCGGGATGGCCGTCGGCAACCCCGAGGTGCTCTCCGGCCTGGCGCGGGTCAAGTCCAATGTCGATTCAGGGGTCTTTGACGCCGTGCAGCACGCCGGGATCACCGCACTCACCGGATCGCAACAGTGCGTCGCCGACGCCTGCGCCACCTACCAGGAGCGGCGTGACGCCCTGGTGAAAGGACTGCGCGAGGACGGGTTCGATGTCCAGGCCCCCAAGGCGACCTTCTATGTCTGGATGCCGGTCGACGACTGCATGAAGGCGGCGGCAAAGTTCCTGGACGAGGCTGGGATCGTCGTCACCCCAGGGGTCGGGTTTGGCGAGAGTGGCGAGGGCTATGTACGCTTTGCCATCACCAGGTCGGTCGAGCGGATCGAGGAAGCCGCCGAGCGGATCGGGAGGGTGAGCCTGTGA
- a CDS encoding CBS domain-containing protein: MDLSLIQKEILITLITLYHQHSRAIKGEEIAEVLKRNPGTVRNQMQSLKALGLVDGVPGPKGGYNPSTQAYTELNIGEYERAYMVPISRGGVEVESVNVSEIDFTTLCHPDICHALIKLLGSVKMFDIGDEITVGPTPVNKMLIRGEIFGKDEVKSSLLISISEMISLPKKSVKHYMSSPLISFTPTDTLKDAASVFARRHIHGAPVMDGDHLLGIVTLSDLARSIEQGLDLSTPVTNTMTSDVVEVDAETKLYEVIRRFKEKEIGRVIVVENGRPIGIITQTDIIGVFLL; encoded by the coding sequence ATGGATTTGTCCCTTATCCAGAAAGAGATACTTATCACTCTCATCACCCTGTATCATCAGCACTCGCGTGCAATCAAGGGTGAGGAGATCGCGGAAGTTCTAAAACGCAACCCCGGAACAGTCAGGAACCAGATGCAGTCTCTCAAGGCACTCGGATTGGTCGACGGCGTCCCTGGCCCGAAGGGAGGATACAACCCTTCAACACAGGCCTACACCGAACTCAACATCGGCGAGTACGAGCGCGCGTATATGGTGCCGATCTCCAGGGGCGGTGTCGAGGTCGAAAGCGTCAATGTGTCAGAGATCGACTTCACCACCCTCTGCCACCCTGACATCTGTCATGCCCTCATCAAACTCCTCGGAAGCGTCAAGATGTTTGATATCGGTGACGAGATCACTGTCGGTCCGACGCCGGTGAACAAGATGCTCATTAGAGGCGAGATCTTTGGCAAGGACGAGGTGAAGAGTTCGTTGCTCATCTCGATCAGCGAGATGATCTCTCTCCCTAAAAAATCGGTAAAGCACTATATGAGTTCTCCACTCATCTCCTTTACTCCCACCGATACGCTCAAGGACGCAGCTTCGGTCTTTGCCAGACGCCACATTCACGGTGCCCCGGTGATGGACGGCGATCACCTCCTCGGGATCGTGACGCTCAGCGACCTTGCCAGGAGTATTGAGCAGGGACTTGATCTCTCGACACCGGTGACCAATACAATGACCTCTGATGTCGTTGAGGTCGATGCCGAGACGAAACTCTACGAGGTGATCAGGCGTTTTAAGGAAAAGGAGATCGGGAGAGTGATCGTAGTCGAGAATGGCAGGCCGATAGGGATCATTACCCAGACCGATATTATCGGCGTATTCTTGCTCTAA
- a CDS encoding PRC-barrel domain-containing protein codes for MNKIFSRSLARKQVMSSDGMLIGQIKNLLVDLDSGEVIDLIVKPDQTFDSSGYRMDGEMMLIPFEAVKDARDYIVVDRYLSRK; via the coding sequence ATGAATAAAATCTTCTCACGGAGTCTTGCGCGCAAGCAGGTGATGAGCAGTGATGGTATGCTCATCGGCCAGATCAAGAACCTGCTGGTCGACCTCGACAGCGGGGAGGTGATCGACCTGATCGTAAAACCAGACCAGACCTTTGACTCCTCCGGGTACCGGATGGACGGTGAGATGATGTTGATACCCTTTGAGGCGGTCAAGGACGCCCGCGACTATATCGTCGTCGACCGTTATCTCTCCAGAAAGTGA
- a CDS encoding transcriptional regulator, protein MKLPCETGVWLILPCIRACLVQELITKGLPQKQVAQMLGVTPASVSQYASKKRGCKIELGTEVISSIRVLADDMVADRVEHMGLRMCDICMQVRSGGLIEDDGSPCARTMFCNISPGQGTNERT, encoded by the coding sequence ATGAAACTCCCATGTGAGACTGGTGTCTGGTTGATCCTCCCGTGTATCCGAGCATGCCTTGTGCAGGAACTGATCACTAAAGGGTTGCCCCAGAAGCAGGTTGCCCAGATGCTCGGTGTCACGCCGGCATCGGTTTCGCAGTACGCCTCCAAAAAACGCGGCTGCAAGATCGAACTCGGCACCGAGGTGATCAGTTCGATCAGGGTACTTGCCGACGACATGGTGGCCGACCGTGTGGAACATATGGGGCTGCGCATGTGCGACATCTGCATGCAGGTGCGTTCCGGCGGGTTGATCGAAGATGACGGCAGCCCCTGTGCCCGCACCATGTTCTGCAATATCTCCCCTGGCCAGGGTACCAATGAACGGACTTGA
- a CDS encoding phosphoglycolate phosphatase, whose translation MLRAVVTDVDGTLTDQRRRISTAAILAIRDLVDAGIPVVLASGNTTCSLDILCKMIGTDGSIIGENGGVYRHQFDGTLHVAGHQEVCWDAYHRIEDHFAEEGKALTLYSPENRFADIAFARTVSPAEVSEVIADMPVRAIDTGFAIHLQYRGVSKGSGLSELAGLMDLAPEEFLAIGDSENDTEMLRRAGVGAAVGNAAPAPLTAAEYVAEKKYGEGFVEIVRKYRAHFLER comes from the coding sequence GTGCTCAGGGCGGTTGTCACTGACGTCGACGGGACTCTCACCGACCAGAGGCGGCGGATCTCCACCGCCGCCATTCTGGCGATCCGTGACCTGGTGGATGCCGGCATACCGGTGGTGCTTGCAAGCGGCAACACCACCTGTTCGCTTGACATTCTCTGCAAGATGATCGGGACAGACGGGAGCATCATCGGCGAGAACGGCGGGGTCTACCGCCACCAGTTCGACGGCACCCTCCATGTCGCCGGCCACCAGGAGGTCTGCTGGGACGCATACCACCGCATTGAGGATCACTTTGCAGAAGAAGGCAAGGCCCTCACACTTTATTCTCCTGAAAACCGTTTTGCCGACATCGCCTTCGCCCGCACGGTCAGTCCGGCAGAGGTCTCAGAGGTCATTGCCGATATGCCGGTCAGGGCCATCGACACGGGATTTGCGATCCATCTCCAGTACAGGGGAGTCTCGAAGGGGAGCGGCCTTTCTGAACTTGCAGGCCTGATGGACCTTGCACCTGAAGAGTTCCTGGCGATAGGCGACTCAGAAAACGATACCGAGATGCTCAGGCGTGCCGGCGTCGGGGCTGCGGTGGGCAATGCCGCCCCTGCACCATTGACCGCGGCCGAATATGTTGCAGAGAAAAAGTATGGAGAAGGTTTCGTTGAGATCGTCAGAAAATACCGCGCTCACTTTCTGGAGAGATAA
- a CDS encoding presenilin family intramembrane aspartyl protease PSH gives MDIRNNVPLLVMPLMLLLVEAVGIYLALPMQAAGVVAFEDPSSVANPFIFIALLLGFTLVMLVLIKLGGKRVILGLVALSVFLTLYFVFWSLGVTALDLSSIALPFALVGAAVGTALLFLYPEWYVIDTLGILIAAGVAAIFGVSLAVLPVILLLVLLAVYDAISVYKTKHMLTLAEGIMELKTPILFVVPKRRSFSFRHEGMDLGKEKDERGAFIMGMGDLIMPSVLVVSAQVFLTDSTVLGISVPALGAMLGSVAGMAVLLYFVLSGRPQAGLPPLNGGTILGFLLGCALVGAWGWLTIV, from the coding sequence ATGGATATCAGGAATAACGTCCCTCTGTTGGTGATGCCGCTTATGCTCCTCCTTGTGGAGGCCGTCGGGATCTATCTCGCCCTCCCGATGCAGGCGGCAGGTGTCGTCGCCTTTGAAGACCCGTCCTCGGTCGCAAACCCCTTCATCTTCATCGCTCTCCTCCTGGGGTTCACCCTGGTCATGCTCGTCCTCATTAAACTCGGGGGCAAACGGGTGATCCTCGGACTCGTCGCCCTTTCGGTGTTCCTCACGCTTTACTTCGTCTTCTGGAGTCTAGGAGTGACTGCGCTCGACCTTTCATCCATCGCCCTTCCTTTTGCTCTCGTAGGCGCGGCGGTCGGGACCGCCCTCCTCTTCCTGTACCCAGAGTGGTATGTCATCGACACCCTCGGCATCCTCATCGCCGCCGGCGTCGCCGCAATCTTTGGGGTCTCCCTTGCGGTCCTGCCGGTGATCCTTCTCCTCGTCCTGCTTGCCGTCTATGACGCCATCTCGGTCTACAAGACCAAGCACATGCTCACGCTTGCCGAGGGGATCATGGAACTCAAGACTCCCATCCTCTTTGTCGTCCCTAAACGACGGAGTTTCTCGTTCAGGCATGAAGGGATGGACCTTGGAAAAGAGAAAGACGAACGAGGTGCTTTTATCATGGGCATGGGGGATCTGATCATGCCCTCGGTCCTCGTCGTCTCGGCCCAGGTCTTCCTCACTGACTCGACCGTCCTGGGCATCTCGGTCCCCGCCCTTGGAGCCATGCTCGGTTCGGTCGCAGGGATGGCCGTGCTCCTCTACTTTGTCTTATCAGGACGACCGCAGGCCGGGCTCCCCCCCCTCAACGGCGGGACGATCCTCGGTTTCCTCCTCGGGTGTGCCCTCGTCGGGGCGTGGGGCTGGCTCACGATAGTGTGA
- the fen gene encoding flap endonuclease-1: MGVALRDIIKDYREETDLEEMRGVVAVDAFNALYQFLSIIRQPDGTPLMDREGRVTSHLSGLFFRNVNFLEKGLRPVYVFDGAPPQLKSTTIEKRREVRDAAGEAWKEALARGDQEEAYKQARASSRIDAGMIASAKRLLSLMGIPCVQAPSEGEAQAAFMAGRGDVAAVASQDYDALLFGAPHLVRNLTISGRRKMRGRTVTVRPERIDLQQVLDGLVITRENLIEIGILVGTDFNPGIRGIGAKTALKIVQKGKFVETVQEKAPEFDPEPIRNFFLDPPVTEDYHLSWGSPTRDGVVEMLCEEYAFSEGRVESALERLGMKAGQKTLDAWF, encoded by the coding sequence ATGGGCGTTGCACTCAGAGATATTATCAAGGACTACCGGGAGGAGACTGACCTCGAGGAGATGCGGGGCGTCGTGGCAGTCGATGCCTTCAATGCACTCTACCAGTTCCTCTCCATAATCAGGCAGCCGGACGGCACCCCGTTGATGGACAGGGAGGGGCGGGTCACGTCCCATCTCTCAGGACTGTTCTTCAGGAATGTCAACTTCCTGGAGAAGGGGCTCAGGCCGGTCTATGTCTTCGACGGGGCACCGCCCCAGTTGAAGAGCACGACGATCGAGAAGCGGCGGGAGGTGAGAGACGCCGCAGGCGAGGCATGGAAAGAAGCGCTGGCGCGTGGCGACCAGGAGGAGGCCTACAAACAGGCGAGGGCCTCGTCCAGGATCGATGCCGGGATGATCGCCTCGGCAAAACGGTTGCTCTCGCTGATGGGTATCCCGTGTGTCCAGGCGCCAAGCGAGGGCGAGGCGCAGGCGGCGTTCATGGCGGGGAGGGGTGATGTCGCTGCGGTGGCCTCACAGGACTATGACGCCCTCCTCTTCGGGGCGCCGCACCTGGTCAGGAACCTCACCATCTCGGGCAGGCGGAAGATGCGCGGCCGGACGGTGACGGTGCGCCCGGAGAGGATCGATCTCCAGCAGGTGCTGGACGGGCTCGTGATCACCCGCGAGAACCTCATCGAGATCGGGATCCTGGTCGGGACCGACTTCAACCCCGGGATCAGGGGGATCGGGGCGAAAACGGCCCTGAAGATCGTGCAGAAGGGGAAGTTTGTCGAGACAGTCCAGGAGAAGGCGCCTGAGTTCGACCCCGAGCCCATCCGCAATTTCTTCCTCGATCCGCCGGTCACCGAAGACTACCATCTCTCCTGGGGGAGTCCGACGCGCGACGGGGTGGTGGAGATGCTCTGCGAGGAGTACGCCTTCTCTGAAGGGAGGGTGGAGAGCGCCCTTGAACGTCTGGGGATGAAGGCCGGGCAGAAGACGCTGGACGCGTGGTTCTGA
- the lysA gene encoding diaminopimelate decarboxylase: MKLPSHLTVEDGHLHLGGLDLVDLAGTYGTPLYVTDFDRIVGNFKRFTSALTAHYPAVQVLFAAKANGNLAVMRALAEQGAGADVFSSGELKLAMQAGMQPDRLLFNGSSKSPADLALAVETGVRVSVDSVDELHQLEVAAAEAGKSVEIAFRVNPALEVPTHPKIATGLKTSKFGIPAEEIVGAYAEALACEHIDPAGIHCHIGSQILEVEPFARAAEVMVEVAKEVTDLGAEIRFLDIGGGLGIPYRHETDTAPTPEEYADAVMPVFLQGIRDAGIDPALWVEPGRWLVGDSSVLLARVNSVKRAHRTFVNVDAGFNLLVRPAMYDSYHEVVVANKADQPADGTYTVAGPICETGDLLAQDRALPAPVAGDLVAVLDAGAYGFAMSSQYNSRPRCAEVAVRGGKHALMRRTEELDDVTAAMQEPAWQD, translated from the coding sequence GTGAAACTCCCATCCCACCTCACCGTCGAGGACGGTCACCTCCACCTCGGCGGCCTCGACCTCGTCGACCTTGCCGGGACCTATGGCACGCCGCTGTACGTCACCGACTTCGACCGCATCGTCGGAAATTTCAAGAGATTCACCTCGGCGCTCACCGCCCACTACCCCGCGGTCCAGGTGCTCTTTGCGGCCAAGGCAAACGGCAACCTTGCGGTCATGCGGGCACTCGCCGAGCAGGGTGCGGGCGCCGACGTCTTCTCGTCAGGCGAACTCAAACTCGCCATGCAGGCCGGGATGCAGCCAGACCGCCTCCTCTTCAATGGGAGTTCCAAGAGCCCGGCAGACCTCGCTCTTGCCGTCGAGACAGGCGTGCGGGTCTCAGTCGACTCGGTCGACGAACTCCACCAGCTTGAGGTGGCGGCCGCCGAGGCCGGGAAGAGTGTCGAGATCGCCTTCAGGGTCAACCCGGCCCTCGAGGTCCCGACCCACCCGAAGATCGCCACCGGGCTGAAGACGAGCAAGTTCGGGATCCCGGCAGAGGAGATCGTCGGGGCCTATGCCGAGGCGCTCGCCTGCGAGCATATCGACCCGGCAGGGATCCACTGTCATATCGGCTCCCAGATCCTTGAGGTCGAACCCTTCGCCCGGGCGGCTGAGGTGATGGTCGAGGTCGCAAAGGAGGTCACCGACCTCGGTGCCGAGATCAGGTTCCTGGACATCGGCGGGGGGCTCGGGATCCCGTACCGCCACGAGACCGACACCGCCCCAACTCCTGAAGAGTACGCCGACGCCGTGATGCCGGTCTTCCTGCAGGGGATCAGGGACGCCGGGATCGACCCGGCTCTCTGGGTTGAGCCAGGCCGCTGGCTTGTCGGCGACTCTTCGGTCCTCCTTGCCAGGGTCAACTCGGTGAAGCGTGCGCACCGGACCTTTGTGAACGTCGACGCCGGCTTCAACCTCCTGGTCAGACCGGCGATGTACGACTCATACCACGAGGTCGTCGTCGCGAACAAGGCCGACCAACCTGCCGACGGCACCTATACGGTCGCCGGCCCAATCTGCGAGACCGGCGACCTCCTGGCCCAGGACCGCGCCCTCCCTGCACCTGTAGCAGGAGATCTCGTCGCCGTCCTCGACGCTGGGGCCTACGGGTTTGCGATGTCTTCGCAGTACAATAGCCGGCCGCGCTGCGCCGAAGTGGCGGTGCGCGGCGGGAAGCACGCCCTGATGCGCCGCACCGAAGAACTCGACGACGTCACCGCCGCAATGCAGGAGCCTGCCTGGCAGGACTGA
- a CDS encoding GTPase: MDFEKIPTVPTADEVLDRSFRRAAKKMQKKMNKDRANEEFVRAVSSAVHDRLVHVIQSFPILEEQPPFYRDTVEALFGIERLKKALGSVGWAAMHTKRMGWEHGGARIRWAEDTAAVRKRAVARIASIVHQIDDDLRFLNEARNVLRKLPDIRDDEFTVVIAGYPNVGKSSFINRISSAEPEVASYPFTTKGVIVGHRYEGRTRIQLVDTPGLLNRPDEERNPIEEQAISAIIHTADLVVFILDPSEYCGYPVEDQRHLLEAIQARVEVPVIIVANKADLGAESEAEFSMSAQTGRGVKEVLEAVLSHYREPAPRPDEGTPEEETEDRPAVEGGEPGLRSS, encoded by the coding sequence GTGGATTTTGAAAAAATACCAACCGTTCCGACTGCAGACGAAGTACTGGACCGCAGCTTCAGGCGCGCTGCGAAAAAAATGCAGAAGAAGATGAACAAAGACCGTGCGAACGAGGAGTTTGTCAGGGCCGTCTCAAGTGCGGTCCATGACCGCCTCGTCCACGTGATCCAGTCGTTCCCGATCCTTGAAGAGCAACCGCCCTTCTACCGTGACACCGTCGAGGCACTCTTCGGGATCGAACGGCTCAAGAAGGCACTCGGGAGCGTGGGATGGGCGGCGATGCACACCAAACGGATGGGCTGGGAACACGGTGGGGCGCGGATCAGGTGGGCTGAAGACACCGCGGCGGTCAGAAAACGCGCCGTGGCCAGGATCGCCTCGATCGTCCACCAGATCGACGACGACCTCCGGTTCCTTAACGAGGCCAGGAACGTCCTCAGGAAACTCCCTGACATCAGGGACGACGAGTTCACGGTGGTCATCGCCGGGTACCCGAATGTCGGTAAGTCCTCGTTCATCAACAGGATCTCCTCGGCCGAACCCGAGGTGGCGTCATACCCGTTCACCACCAAAGGGGTGATCGTCGGCCACCGCTACGAGGGGCGCACACGGATCCAGCTCGTCGACACCCCCGGCCTGCTCAACCGCCCTGATGAGGAGCGCAACCCCATCGAGGAGCAGGCGATCTCGGCGATCATCCATACCGCCGACCTGGTCGTCTTCATCCTTGACCCGAGCGAGTACTGCGGTTACCCGGTGGAGGACCAGCGCCACCTCCTTGAGGCCATCCAGGCCAGGGTGGAGGTGCCGGTGATCATCGTCGCCAACAAGGCCGACCTCGGGGCGGAAAGCGAGGCAGAATTCTCTATGTCAGCCCAGACCGGCAGAGGGGTAAAAGAGGTGCTCGAAGCCGTCCTCTCACACTATCGTGAGCCAGCCCCACGCCCCGACGAGGGCACACCCGAGGAGGAAACCGAGGATCGTCCCGCCGTTGAGGGGGGGGAGCCCGGCCTGCGGTCGTCCTGA
- a CDS encoding histone family protein, which yields MSELPIAPVGRIIKNAGAERVSADGSEALAALMEEYGTQMAREAIKLTRHAGRKTVKAVDIKMASEILK from the coding sequence ATGAGTGAACTACCTATTGCCCCGGTTGGCAGGATAATCAAGAACGCCGGTGCTGAGCGCGTGAGCGCGGATGGAAGTGAGGCGCTCGCAGCGCTCATGGAAGAATATGGGACTCAGATGGCGAGGGAAGCGATCAAACTCACCAGGCATGCAGGACGCAAGACCGTGAAGGCGGTCGACATCAAGATGGCGTCAGAGATCCTCAAGTGA
- the radA gene encoding DNA repair and recombination protein RadA has translation MSSGSLDLEDLPGVGPTTADKLREAGYATVESVATASPADLAEAAEIGEASAKKVIKGARELADIGGFKTGIAVLEDRKEVKKLKTLVPEFDDLLGGGMETKSISEVYGEFGSGKSQIAHQMAVNAYLPEEFGGLEGSCVYIDTENTFRPERIEQMVRGLEIEGYDVPPFEEFLEHIHVAKGYTSDHQMLLVESARDLATEMKETEYPVRLIIIDSLTAHFRAEYAGRGTLSVRQQKLNRHMYDLAKLAEEFNAVALVTNQVQSNPGVFFGDPTKPIGGNIVGHAAKFRLYLRKSKGGRRIAKLVDSPNLPEGEAAFVVEEGGLKP, from the coding sequence ATGTCCTCTGGTTCACTGGATCTTGAAGACCTCCCTGGAGTCGGCCCGACCACGGCCGACAAACTCAGGGAAGCTGGGTATGCAACGGTTGAGAGCGTCGCCACCGCTTCGCCCGCCGACCTCGCCGAAGCGGCGGAGATCGGGGAGGCAAGTGCAAAGAAAGTCATCAAGGGCGCCCGAGAACTCGCCGATATCGGGGGATTCAAGACCGGGATCGCCGTCCTCGAGGACCGCAAAGAGGTCAAGAAACTCAAGACTCTTGTTCCTGAGTTCGACGACCTGCTCGGGGGCGGGATGGAGACCAAGTCCATCTCTGAAGTCTATGGTGAGTTCGGGTCGGGCAAGAGTCAGATCGCCCACCAGATGGCGGTCAATGCCTACCTCCCCGAAGAGTTCGGGGGCCTCGAGGGGTCGTGCGTCTATATCGATACCGAGAACACCTTCCGCCCGGAACGTATCGAACAGATGGTAAGGGGCCTTGAAATTGAGGGATACGACGTGCCGCCCTTCGAGGAGTTCCTCGAACATATCCATGTGGCTAAGGGCTACACCTCAGACCACCAGATGCTCCTGGTCGAGAGCGCGCGCGACCTTGCCACCGAGATGAAGGAGACCGAGTATCCGGTCAGGCTCATCATCATCGACTCCCTTACCGCTCACTTCAGGGCAGAATATGCAGGCAGAGGAACTCTCTCGGTGCGGCAACAGAAACTGAACCGGCACATGTACGACCTGGCCAAACTGGCCGAGGAGTTCAATGCGGTCGCCCTGGTGACCAACCAGGTCCAGTCCAACCCAGGTGTCTTCTTCGGCGACCCGACCAAACCGATCGGCGGCAACATCGTCGGTCATGCCGCCAAGTTCAGGCTGTATCTCCGCAAGAGCAAAGGCGGCCGCAGGATTGCAAAACTGGTGGACAGCCCGAACCTTCCCGAGGGCGAAGCAGCATTCGTCGTCGAAGAAGGCGGGCTCAAGCCTTGA